A genomic window from Streptomyces mirabilis includes:
- a CDS encoding dolichyl-phosphate-mannose--protein mannosyltransferase, with protein MTSTASSTDTRQGQAAEERRPSWQQRLRRFGYNAPPRSDVRDRLVPPYAEPSPRIWAAFGLRHEVAERITRWSGWGGPLLVTLMAGLMRFWNLGSPKAVIFDETYYAKDAWALIHRGYEVNWDKNANDLILQNSGHVGIPSDAAYVVHPPVGKYVIGLGEWMFGFNPFGWRFMTALLGTLSVLLLCRIGRRMFRSTFLGCLAGALMAVDGLHFVMSRTSLLDGVLMFFVLAAFGCLIVDRDRSRARLAGALPTDADGLVRPDAHIAESTRLGWRPWRWTAGLLLGLALGTKWSGLYVLFAFCLMAVLWDVGARRVAGARHPYMAALKHDTGITFLATVPVAIATYFVSWTGWILSPTNGKGGYFRNWAATDGKGGSWTFLPDWLRSLWHYEHEVYEFHVGLSSPHTYQSNPWSWIVLGRPVSYFYESPLPGKDGCPADAGGKCAREVLALGTPLLWWAACFAIVYVLWRWAFRRDWRAGAIACGIAAGYLPWFMYQERTIFFFYAIIFVPFLCLAVAMMIGAILGPPGSTERRRVIGAASAGVLVLLIAWNFIYFWPLYTGTAIPIDQWRSRMWLDTWV; from the coding sequence GTGACCAGTACCGCGTCCTCCACGGACACCCGGCAGGGCCAGGCAGCCGAAGAACGGCGGCCGTCGTGGCAGCAGCGGCTGCGCCGCTTCGGATACAACGCACCACCCAGAAGCGATGTGCGTGATCGGCTCGTGCCGCCGTACGCCGAACCCAGCCCCCGGATCTGGGCTGCGTTCGGGCTGCGCCACGAGGTCGCGGAGCGCATCACGCGCTGGTCGGGCTGGGGCGGCCCGCTGCTCGTGACCCTGATGGCGGGGCTGATGCGGTTCTGGAACCTGGGCAGCCCGAAGGCGGTGATATTCGACGAGACGTACTACGCCAAGGACGCCTGGGCGCTGATCCACCGCGGGTACGAGGTCAACTGGGACAAGAACGCCAATGACCTGATCCTGCAGAACAGCGGGCACGTCGGCATCCCCTCGGACGCCGCCTATGTGGTGCATCCCCCGGTCGGCAAGTACGTCATCGGGCTCGGCGAATGGATGTTCGGCTTCAATCCGTTCGGCTGGCGTTTCATGACGGCGCTGCTCGGCACGCTGTCGGTGCTGCTGCTGTGCCGGATCGGGCGCCGGATGTTCCGCTCCACGTTCCTGGGCTGTCTCGCGGGCGCGCTGATGGCGGTGGACGGGCTGCACTTCGTGATGAGCCGCACCTCGCTGCTCGACGGTGTGCTGATGTTCTTCGTCCTGGCGGCCTTCGGCTGCCTGATCGTGGACCGCGACCGGTCACGCGCCCGACTGGCGGGCGCCCTGCCGACGGACGCGGACGGGCTCGTACGCCCCGACGCGCACATCGCCGAGTCCACCCGCCTCGGCTGGCGCCCCTGGCGCTGGACGGCCGGTCTGCTGCTGGGCCTGGCCCTCGGCACCAAGTGGAGCGGCCTGTACGTGCTCTTCGCGTTCTGCCTGATGGCGGTCCTGTGGGACGTCGGCGCGCGCCGGGTCGCGGGCGCCCGTCACCCGTACATGGCGGCCCTCAAGCACGACACGGGCATCACGTTCCTCGCAACGGTCCCGGTGGCGATCGCCACGTACTTCGTCTCCTGGACCGGCTGGATCCTCTCCCCCACCAACGGCAAGGGCGGCTACTTCCGCAACTGGGCCGCGACCGACGGCAAGGGCGGCAGCTGGACCTTCCTGCCCGACTGGCTGCGCAGCCTGTGGCACTACGAGCACGAGGTGTACGAGTTCCACGTCGGCCTCTCGTCGCCGCACACCTACCAGTCGAACCCGTGGAGCTGGATCGTCCTGGGCCGCCCGGTCTCGTACTTCTACGAGTCCCCGCTGCCCGGCAAGGACGGCTGCCCGGCGGACGCGGGCGGCAAGTGCGCCCGCGAGGTCCTGGCCCTGGGCACGCCCCTCCTCTGGTGGGCCGCCTGCTTCGCGATCGTCTACGTCCTGTGGCGCTGGGCGTTCCGCCGCGACTGGCGGGCGGGCGCGATCGCCTGCGGCATCGCGGCCGGCTACCTCCCCTGGTTCATGTACCAGGAGCGCACGATCTTCTTCTTCTACGCCATCATCTTCGTCCCGTTCCTGTGCCTGGCGGTCGCCATGATGATCGGCGCGATCCTCGGCCCACCCGGCTCCACGGAACGCCGCCGCGTCATCGGCGCGGCGAGCGCGGGCGTCCTGGTCCTCCTGATCGCCTGGAACTTCATCTACTTCTGGCCCCTGTACACGGGCACCGCGATCCCCATAGACCAGTGGCGGTCGCGGATGTGGCTGGACACCTGGGTCTAG